The following are encoded together in the Xanthobacter autotrophicus Py2 genome:
- a CDS encoding P-type conjugative transfer protein TrbL (TIGRFAM: P-type conjugative transfer protein TrbL~PFAM: TrbL/VirB6 plasmid conjugal transfer protein~KEGG: bbt:BBta_7747 putative conjugal transfer protein TrbL), with protein MGGTGVIDQFLEVFTRYIDGGFGLLGGEVAFIATTLIVIDVTLAALFWSWGADDDIMARLVKKTLFVGVFAYIIGNWNNLARIVFESFAGLGLKASGTGFTVEDLMRPGRVAQTGLDAGRPLLDSISNLMGWIAFFENFIQIACLLFAWALVLLAFFILAVQLFVTLIEFKLTTLAGFVLIPFGLFGKSEFMAERVLGNVISSGIKVLVLAVIIGIGSTLFSQFTAGFANQTPTIDQAMAIVLAALSLLGLGIFGPGIANGLVSGGPQLGAGAAVGTGLAAGGALVAAGAAGGMALRGGAAALSGTAAAARGGAALAGGASTAYSLGAAGQSGASAVGFGLGGVARAAGAAAGSPLRRAAFRAADGMKSSFSDGAKSAFAATGGTSTMGSIGGTASEAAPSQAADGPPAWARRMKRSQALSHGVTAAAQAVRSGDSHGGGSSINLSGGDR; from the coding sequence ATGGGCGGCACCGGCGTCATCGACCAATTCCTCGAGGTCTTCACCCGCTATATCGACGGCGGCTTCGGCCTGCTCGGCGGCGAGGTGGCGTTCATCGCCACCACGCTGATCGTCATCGACGTGACGTTGGCCGCTTTGTTTTGGAGCTGGGGCGCCGACGACGACATCATGGCGCGCCTAGTCAAGAAGACCCTGTTCGTCGGCGTCTTCGCCTACATCATCGGCAACTGGAACAACCTCGCGCGCATCGTGTTCGAGAGCTTCGCGGGGCTCGGCCTGAAGGCGTCAGGCACGGGTTTCACCGTCGAAGATCTCATGCGCCCCGGCCGCGTCGCGCAGACCGGCCTCGATGCCGGCCGACCGCTGCTCGATTCGATCTCCAACCTGATGGGCTGGATCGCCTTCTTCGAGAACTTCATCCAGATCGCCTGCCTGCTGTTCGCCTGGGCCCTGGTGCTCCTCGCCTTCTTCATTCTCGCCGTCCAGCTCTTCGTCACCCTGATCGAGTTCAAGCTGACGACGCTGGCGGGCTTCGTGCTGATCCCCTTCGGCCTCTTTGGCAAATCCGAGTTCATGGCCGAACGCGTCCTCGGCAACGTCATCTCGAGCGGCATCAAGGTTCTGGTGCTCGCCGTCATCATCGGCATCGGCTCGACGTTGTTCTCTCAGTTCACCGCCGGCTTCGCGAACCAGACACCGACGATCGACCAGGCGATGGCGATCGTGCTTGCCGCGCTCTCGCTGCTGGGCCTCGGAATCTTCGGCCCCGGCATCGCCAACGGCCTTGTCTCCGGCGGTCCGCAGCTCGGCGCCGGTGCGGCGGTCGGAACCGGGCTCGCGGCGGGCGGCGCTCTGGTCGCGGCCGGCGCGGCTGGCGGAATGGCCCTGCGCGGCGGTGCCGCTGCTCTTTCCGGAACTGCCGCTGCCGCTCGAGGGGGGGCGGCCCTGGCCGGTGGCGCCTCGACGGCCTACAGCCTCGGTGCCGCCGGCCAGTCGGGCGCGTCCGCCGTCGGGTTCGGACTCGGTGGCGTTGCTCGCGCCGCTGGCGCGGCCGCCGGCTCACCGCTGCGTCGCGCGGCCTTCCGGGCGGCAGACGGCATGAAGTCGAGCTTCTCCGATGGCGCCAAGTCCGCGTTCGCGGCTACCGGCGGCACATCGACCATGGGTTCGATCGGCGGCACGGCGTCCGAGGCTGCGCCATCGCAGGCTGCTGACGGACCGCCGGCCTGGGCCCGCCGCATGAAGCGCTCTCAAGCCCTGAGCCACGGTGTGACCGCGGCCGCCCAAGCCGTGCGCAGCGGCGACAGCCACGGCGGCGGCTCTTCCATCAATCTCTCCGGAGGCGACCGCTGA
- a CDS encoding Conjugal transfer protein (PFAM: Conjugal transfer protein~KEGG: bbt:BBta_7748 putative conjugal transfer protein TrbF) yields MFKRPSTHYGKAPEPETPYQRAAQVWDERIGAARVQAKNWRFMAFGSLLLSASFAAALVWQSARGTIVPWVVQVDRLGQAQAVAPAVADYRPTDPQIAFHLARFIEQVRSIPADAIIVRQNWLRAYDFTTDRGAMALNDYARSNDPFTKVGRQQIAVDVSSVIRASPDSFRVAWVERRYENGQLAETTRWTAILTIVVQVPRNADRLRANPLGIYVNAINWSRELGQ; encoded by the coding sequence ATGTTCAAAAGACCCTCGACCCACTATGGCAAAGCGCCCGAACCCGAGACGCCGTACCAGCGCGCCGCTCAGGTCTGGGACGAGCGCATCGGCGCCGCGCGCGTCCAGGCGAAGAATTGGCGCTTCATGGCGTTCGGTTCGCTGCTCCTGTCCGCCAGCTTCGCGGCGGCGCTGGTCTGGCAATCGGCGCGCGGCACGATCGTGCCGTGGGTGGTGCAGGTCGACAGGCTCGGCCAGGCGCAGGCCGTTGCGCCCGCCGTCGCGGACTATCGTCCGACCGATCCCCAGATCGCCTTTCATCTCGCGCGCTTCATCGAGCAGGTCCGCTCGATTCCGGCCGACGCCATCATCGTCCGGCAGAACTGGCTGCGCGCCTACGACTTCACGACCGACCGCGGCGCGATGGCGCTGAACGACTATGCGCGATCCAATGACCCCTTCACGAAGGTCGGCCGACAACAGATCGCGGTCGACGTCTCCAGCGTGATCCGGGCATCGCCGGACAGTTTCCGTGTCGCCTGGGTCGAGCGCCGGTACGAGAACGGCCAGCTCGCCGAGACGACCCGCTGGACCGCCATCCTCACCATCGTCGTGCAGGTTCCGCGCAACGCCGATCGGCTGCGCGCCAACCCGCTTGGAATCTACGTCAACGCCATCAACTGGTCACGGGAGCTTGGGCAATGA
- a CDS encoding acriflavin resistance protein (PFAM: acriflavin resistance protein~KEGG: rpa:RPA3483 RND efflux transporter), whose translation MNLSDLSIRRPVAITLLMAALALVGMTSFFLLPVAPLPQVDFPTIQVTATLAGASAETMASSVATPLERQIGQIAGVTQMTSFSALGATSITIQFDLDRNIDAAAQDVQAAISAASRNLPESMTSPPTYRKLNPAEAPILILSVSSETLPLTAVSEYADNFLAQQISQVQGVAQVSIGGEQKPSIRVQLDPGKLAARGLTFEEVRGALVNTTTNAPKGSLTTPKASFAFVANDQITEAEQFEDAIIAYRDGAPVRVRDVGRAVSAASDRNTAAHYNNVQGILLSVNKQPGANVIETVDQIKAQLPKLTANLPPAITVETVLDRTVTIRASVHEVEFTLVLTVALVVLVVLLFLRNVWATLIASITVVLALIGSFAAMYLLGFSLNNVSLMALTIAIGFVVDDAIVVVENIYRHMEEGQSPFEAALAGSRDIAFTIVSISVSLVAVFIPLLLMGGIVGRLFREFALTVTASILVSVIVSLTLVPMLCSRFMWPNTGQHRRLYCAIESVLDGILSGYRYTLDIVLRHQATTLAVFFATMALTVVLAIQIPKGFFPTQDTGLIGGVAETAQGASSEEMQRLMKVLAEVVLRDPDVAGVSATTASTGGNGNAQTANTARFTIVLKPREERTQTASQIINRLRPQLAKVQGANLSMQPIQDITVGGRSSRGSFQYTLQSVDVGELTTWSQRILDKMRTLPQIADVATDLLANAPQIQVQINRDQAARFGISPQLINDTLNDTFGQRQITQYFTQLNTYPIILELLPELQTDFSSLQRIYLKSPLTGAAVPLSALVTFDTTRVGPLSVTHQGQFPSVTLSFNLAPGVALGQAVDAIRQSALDIGMPGAVTGTFQGNAQAFQDSLSSTPILIIAALVVVYIVLGILYESFVHPLTILSTLPSAGIGALLALQFGHMDLSVIGIIALILLIGIVKKNGIMLVDFAIVAERDRHLPPVVAIREACLLRFRPILMTTAAALLAGVPLALGTGTGSELRQPLGYAMVGGLVLSQLLTLYTTPIVYLYLDRFQSFLKGNARARPEMDKPMFKNSEGNVFVLVEDKK comes from the coding sequence GTGAATCTCTCCGACCTATCGATCAGGCGACCGGTCGCAATCACGCTGCTGATGGCGGCGCTAGCCCTTGTCGGAATGACATCATTCTTCCTCTTGCCCGTTGCGCCGCTTCCTCAGGTTGATTTTCCGACGATTCAGGTCACGGCCACACTCGCGGGCGCCAGCGCCGAAACCATGGCCTCGTCAGTTGCGACTCCGCTCGAACGCCAGATCGGGCAGATTGCCGGTGTCACGCAGATGACGTCCTTCAGCGCGCTCGGCGCGACGTCGATCACCATCCAGTTTGATTTGGATCGCAACATCGACGCGGCCGCGCAGGACGTTCAGGCGGCGATCTCCGCCGCCTCCAGAAACTTGCCGGAGTCGATGACATCGCCGCCGACCTATCGCAAGCTCAATCCGGCCGAGGCGCCCATCCTGATCCTCTCGGTAAGTTCAGAGACGCTGCCGCTGACCGCCGTCAGCGAATATGCAGACAACTTCCTCGCGCAGCAGATTTCACAGGTGCAGGGTGTCGCCCAGGTTTCGATCGGCGGCGAGCAGAAGCCCTCAATTCGGGTTCAACTGGATCCGGGAAAACTCGCGGCGCGCGGATTGACGTTTGAAGAGGTGCGAGGCGCCCTCGTCAACACCACCACCAATGCCCCAAAGGGTAGCCTGACGACACCGAAGGCGAGCTTCGCATTTGTCGCGAACGATCAGATCACCGAGGCAGAGCAGTTCGAGGACGCGATCATTGCGTATCGCGATGGCGCGCCGGTTCGGGTGCGGGATGTGGGGCGCGCCGTTTCCGCGGCATCTGACAGGAATACAGCGGCCCATTACAACAACGTTCAGGGTATCTTGCTTTCGGTCAACAAGCAGCCCGGTGCGAACGTCATCGAAACGGTCGATCAGATCAAGGCGCAACTGCCCAAGCTGACCGCGAACCTGCCCCCTGCGATCACGGTCGAGACCGTGCTTGATCGTACCGTCACCATCCGGGCGTCCGTTCACGAGGTCGAGTTCACGCTTGTGCTCACGGTCGCCCTCGTGGTGCTGGTGGTTCTGCTGTTCCTGCGCAACGTGTGGGCGACCCTGATCGCGAGCATCACAGTGGTGCTCGCGCTGATCGGGTCGTTCGCCGCGATGTATCTCCTCGGATTCAGTCTCAACAACGTTTCATTGATGGCGCTCACCATAGCCATTGGTTTTGTCGTTGATGACGCGATTGTGGTTGTCGAGAACATCTATCGCCACATGGAAGAGGGACAGTCGCCGTTCGAGGCGGCGCTGGCCGGGTCCCGCGACATCGCCTTCACCATTGTGTCAATCAGCGTGTCGCTGGTTGCGGTCTTCATTCCGCTCTTGCTCATGGGCGGCATTGTCGGGCGACTGTTTCGCGAGTTCGCCCTCACCGTCACAGCCTCGATTCTGGTATCGGTCATCGTCTCGCTCACGCTCGTGCCGATGCTTTGCTCGCGCTTCATGTGGCCGAATACCGGCCAGCATCGGCGCCTCTATTGTGCGATCGAGAGTGTGCTGGACGGAATCCTCTCCGGATATCGCTATACGCTCGACATTGTGCTCCGGCACCAGGCAACGACTTTGGCCGTGTTCTTTGCAACCATGGCGCTCACCGTCGTTTTGGCCATTCAGATTCCGAAAGGATTCTTTCCGACACAGGACACCGGACTGATTGGAGGCGTGGCGGAAACCGCGCAGGGGGCCTCGTCCGAAGAAATGCAGCGCCTGATGAAAGTGTTGGCCGAGGTCGTGCTGCGCGATCCCGACGTTGCGGGTGTCAGTGCAACGACCGCCAGCACGGGCGGCAACGGAAATGCGCAGACCGCCAACACTGCCCGCTTCACCATTGTCCTGAAGCCGCGCGAGGAACGCACCCAGACGGCCTCGCAGATCATCAACCGGCTGCGGCCGCAATTAGCCAAGGTCCAGGGCGCAAACCTGTCCATGCAGCCGATCCAAGACATCACAGTCGGCGGTCGAAGTTCGCGCGGAAGCTTTCAATATACGCTGCAAAGCGTCGACGTCGGTGAATTGACGACGTGGTCCCAGAGAATTCTGGATAAGATGCGGACGCTGCCGCAGATTGCGGATGTCGCAACGGATCTTCTCGCCAATGCGCCGCAAATCCAGGTGCAGATCAATCGCGACCAGGCGGCGCGTTTCGGGATTTCGCCGCAACTGATCAACGACACCCTCAACGATACCTTCGGTCAAAGGCAGATCACGCAGTACTTTACGCAGCTCAACACCTATCCAATCATTCTGGAACTGCTTCCAGAGCTCCAGACGGATTTCTCCTCGCTTCAGCGTATCTACCTGAAGTCGCCGCTGACCGGAGCCGCTGTGCCACTTTCCGCGCTGGTGACTTTCGATACTACCAGGGTGGGGCCGCTGTCCGTGACGCATCAGGGGCAGTTTCCGTCCGTGACCTTGTCGTTCAACCTCGCGCCGGGCGTCGCTCTCGGCCAGGCTGTCGATGCTATCAGGCAGTCGGCACTTGATATCGGTATGCCCGGTGCGGTCACTGGCACGTTCCAGGGCAACGCGCAGGCATTCCAGGACTCGCTGTCAAGCACCCCGATACTGATCATCGCCGCGCTCGTGGTGGTCTACATCGTGCTCGGGATTCTCTATGAAAGCTTCGTCCATCCGCTGACGATCCTCTCCACGCTGCCATCCGCGGGCATCGGCGCACTGCTCGCACTGCAATTCGGCCATATGGATCTGTCGGTGATCGGAATCATCGCCCTCATTCTGTTGATTGGTATCGTCAAGAAGAACGGCATCATGCTTGTTGACTTTGCCATCGTGGCGGAACGCGACCGACATTTGCCGCCGGTCGTCGCCATTCGCGAAGCATGCCTGTTGCGGTTTCGCCCGATTTTGATGACGACCGCGGCTGCGCTCCTTGCGGGCGTACCGTTGGCGCTCGGAACCGGCACTGGTTCGGAGCTACGGCAGCCCCTCGGCTACGCGATGGTCGGTGGGCTGGTGCTTAGTCAGCTGCTCACGCTGTACACGACACCAATTGTCTATCTCTATCTGGATCGTTTTCAGTCTTTCCTCAAAGGGAACGCAAGAGCAAGGCCTGAGATGGATAAGCCGATGTTCAAGAATTCGGAGGGAAACGTTTTCGTGCTGGTTGAAGACAAGAAGTGA
- a CDS encoding efflux transporter, RND family, MFP subunit (TIGRFAM: efflux transporter, RND family, MFP subunit~PFAM: secretion protein HlyD family protein~KEGG: nwi:Nwi_1266 secretion protein HlyD): MSVRNLCRIILVGAGAAIAVVGLLYWQFAPSPPQERSARSQAPAPAPVSVATVTRQDVPIHLSGLGTVQASLTVGIRSQVDGKLQEVLFTEGQRVRKGDVLAKIDPRLFQAALDQAIARKRQNAALLAGAEKDLARSKALAQKDIGTQQNVDQQQAKVDQLKASIEADMAAIATAQTQLNYATIAAPSDGRMGVRLVDPGNLIRVSESGPIATLVQIQPAAVQFTLPARVLPDLREAMARGPVEVTAFDQDNRRALDTGTILLIDNVIDQATDMIRLKAMFANADDQLWPGQYVNARVLVAIKRNVLTIPSSAVQRGPQGLFAWIVTSKNNAEPRPLQVGLTTSDLTVVASGLSEGERVVIDGHYRLRRGALVTIAKPQSVDARSGS, encoded by the coding sequence ATGTCTGTCCGAAACCTGTGTCGCATAATTCTCGTCGGCGCCGGTGCAGCGATTGCCGTCGTCGGACTGCTCTATTGGCAATTTGCGCCGAGTCCTCCGCAAGAGCGCAGCGCGCGCTCGCAGGCGCCCGCGCCGGCACCTGTGAGCGTCGCGACGGTGACGAGACAGGACGTCCCGATTCATCTCTCAGGACTGGGAACGGTGCAGGCGTCATTGACCGTCGGTATCCGTTCCCAAGTCGACGGCAAACTGCAGGAGGTGCTATTTACCGAAGGACAACGCGTCCGGAAGGGCGACGTATTGGCGAAGATCGATCCGCGACTGTTCCAGGCGGCGCTCGATCAAGCCATAGCCAGGAAGAGGCAGAACGCCGCATTGCTGGCTGGTGCGGAAAAAGATCTGGCACGCTCGAAGGCGCTCGCGCAAAAGGATATCGGCACGCAACAGAATGTCGACCAGCAGCAGGCCAAGGTCGATCAGTTGAAAGCCTCCATCGAGGCTGACATGGCTGCGATAGCCACCGCGCAAACTCAGCTTAACTACGCCACGATCGCCGCGCCAAGCGACGGCCGCATGGGCGTCCGACTGGTTGACCCCGGCAATCTGATACGCGTGTCGGAGTCCGGACCGATTGCCACTCTCGTGCAGATCCAACCTGCGGCGGTTCAATTCACGCTGCCGGCGCGCGTGCTGCCGGACCTACGGGAGGCTATGGCGCGCGGGCCTGTCGAGGTTACGGCCTTCGACCAAGACAACAGGCGCGCGCTCGACACGGGTACGATTCTGCTTATCGACAATGTCATCGATCAGGCCACCGACATGATTCGTCTCAAGGCCATGTTTGCCAATGCTGATGACCAACTGTGGCCGGGTCAATATGTTAATGCGCGTGTGCTGGTCGCGATCAAGCGCAACGTACTGACAATCCCGTCCAGCGCAGTACAACGCGGACCGCAGGGTCTGTTCGCCTGGATCGTGACGAGTAAGAACAATGCGGAGCCGCGTCCACTTCAGGTCGGACTGACGACGAGTGATCTGACGGTGGTTGCATCAGGCCTGTCCGAAGGAGAGCGCGTCGTAATCGATGGGCATTACCGGCTGCGGCGCGGCGCTTTGGTGACTATCGCAAAGCCGCAATCCGTCGATGCACGGAGTGGATCGTGA
- a CDS encoding conserved hypothetical protein (KEGG: bja:bsl8278 hypothetical protein): MAKLKLGAIEDDKPVKISVELPAALHRDLLAYAEILGRESGQAIEPAKLVAPMVARFMATDRGFLKAKRTVSSGSS, from the coding sequence ATGGCCAAGCTAAAGCTCGGAGCGATCGAAGACGACAAGCCGGTGAAGATCTCGGTGGAACTGCCCGCCGCCCTTCACCGCGATCTCCTCGCCTATGCGGAAATTCTCGGCCGCGAGAGCGGGCAAGCTATCGAGCCCGCTAAGCTAGTCGCACCGATGGTCGCGCGTTTCATGGCCACCGACCGGGGATTCCTCAAGGCGAAGCGCACGGTGAGTAGCGGTAGTTCATAG
- a CDS encoding transcriptional regulator, LysR family (PFAM: regulatory protein LysR; LysR substrate-binding~KEGG: bbt:BBta_1510 transcriptional regulator, LysR family) — protein sequence MRVRDLGMLPVELKHLRYADAASQHGSFRKAADALGLKQSNLSRRIRTLEECLGYRLFERTNGGVQPTPMGRDFLQGARRVLDDVQAIVDAADAVARGAAGQLRLGFYTSLSAGNLRSTLLDYARRFPQVRISVVEDERCRLCAGLRNGKIDIAIVTGEPTAEGGTSMALWSERILIALPEAHELAAKEVLNWGDLKRERFVLSTRDPGPEIESILIAKLVTPGESLNIDHHDVNAESLKSLVSAGHGITVVCESCMGSVPPGMVFRETRDGNGSTRVGFCAYWMPGNENPALRNFIQLLEERCPPLGVRLNGV from the coding sequence ATGCGCGTCCGAGACCTCGGAATGTTACCGGTTGAGCTCAAGCATCTCCGCTATGCCGATGCGGCGTCGCAGCACGGCAGCTTCCGCAAGGCGGCCGACGCACTTGGGCTCAAGCAATCAAATCTCAGCCGCAGAATCCGAACTCTTGAGGAGTGCCTCGGCTACCGATTGTTCGAACGGACCAATGGGGGCGTACAGCCGACACCTATGGGGCGCGACTTTCTTCAAGGCGCACGGCGCGTTCTCGATGATGTCCAAGCGATTGTGGATGCCGCAGATGCAGTGGCGCGGGGCGCGGCCGGACAACTTCGGCTCGGGTTCTATACATCGCTCTCGGCCGGGAATCTGCGCAGCACGCTGCTCGACTATGCACGCCGTTTTCCGCAAGTGCGCATCAGCGTGGTTGAGGACGAGCGATGTCGTTTGTGCGCCGGCCTGCGAAACGGGAAAATCGACATTGCGATCGTCACTGGTGAGCCGACTGCCGAAGGTGGCACGTCGATGGCGCTTTGGAGCGAACGGATCCTGATCGCACTTCCGGAAGCCCATGAACTTGCGGCCAAAGAGGTCCTCAATTGGGGCGACTTGAAGCGCGAACGCTTCGTGCTGAGCACGCGCGACCCCGGCCCCGAGATCGAATCCATCCTGATCGCGAAGCTGGTTACACCGGGAGAGTCACTCAACATCGATCATCACGATGTCAACGCGGAGAGCCTGAAGAGCCTGGTCAGTGCGGGACACGGCATCACCGTGGTCTGCGAGTCCTGCATGGGGTCTGTCCCGCCTGGGATGGTGTTCCGCGAGACACGGGACGGCAATGGATCGACGCGTGTTGGCTTTTGTGCCTATTGGATGCCAGGCAACGAGAACCCGGCGCTGCGGAATTTCATTCAGTTGCTGGAAGAGCGCTGCCCACCGTTGGGTGTGCGGCTGAACGGCGTTTAG
- a CDS encoding conserved hypothetical protein (KEGG: mes:Meso_2319 hypothetical protein) — protein sequence MDGKLLARLGAIVFVAVAITATAIEMTRKEEEPAGQVLRPVEVTPADPLRQAQRRCQLLGEAASRDTECLRTWAETRDRFLGVTPAPASPQPQDGR from the coding sequence ATGGATGGCAAGCTTTTAGCCCGCCTCGGCGCCATCGTCTTCGTCGCCGTCGCCATCACCGCCACGGCGATCGAGATGACCCGGAAAGAGGAAGAGCCGGCCGGCCAGGTGCTGCGGCCAGTTGAGGTCACCCCGGCCGATCCACTGCGACAGGCGCAGCGGCGCTGCCAACTGCTCGGCGAGGCCGCTTCGCGCGATACCGAATGCCTGCGCACCTGGGCTGAAACCCGCGACCGCTTCCTTGGCGTTACGCCCGCGCCAGCATCGCCCCAGCCGCAGGACGGGCGGTGA
- a CDS encoding P-type conjugative transfer protein TrbG (TIGRFAM: P-type conjugative transfer protein TrbG~PFAM: Conjugal transfer protein TrbG/VirB9/CagX~KEGG: nwi:Nwi_2092 conjugal transfer protein TrbG/VirB9/CagX), with protein sequence MKPSFRKAGNPASRTSTFTILLLCTSALAGCATANRPPEISYDDAVPAALSANPPAPVRVVELPRPLPLPGQMKPVEPSRGTPEPTDPTARVNQANAAARVQPVRDGFINAMQVYPYTGGALYQVYTAVGQITDIALQPGEQLVGSGPVAAGDTVRWIIGDTLSGSGATQQVHILVKPTRADLMTNLIINTNLRTYHMELRSTERTYMASVSWRYPQDQLIALRRQNAQAEASSPVATGVDLANINFRYAIEGDRAPWRPLRAYDDGRQVFIEFPRGIGQGEMPPLFVVGPEGNTSELVNYRVRANYMIVDRLFAAAELRFGAGDRQKRVRIVRTDGRPTS encoded by the coding sequence ATGAAGCCGTCTTTCCGTAAAGCCGGAAACCCGGCTTCTCGCACTTCCACATTTACGATTCTCTTGCTGTGCACGTCGGCGCTCGCCGGCTGCGCCACGGCGAACAGGCCGCCAGAGATCTCCTATGATGACGCCGTGCCAGCGGCGCTGAGCGCCAATCCTCCGGCTCCCGTGCGCGTGGTCGAGCTGCCGCGACCTCTGCCACTCCCCGGTCAGATGAAGCCCGTCGAGCCGTCCCGCGGCACACCGGAGCCTACCGATCCGACAGCGCGCGTTAATCAGGCCAACGCAGCCGCGCGCGTGCAGCCGGTCCGCGATGGCTTCATCAACGCCATGCAAGTGTATCCCTATACGGGCGGCGCGCTCTATCAGGTCTACACCGCCGTAGGCCAGATCACTGACATCGCTCTTCAGCCGGGCGAGCAACTGGTCGGCTCCGGCCCGGTCGCCGCCGGCGACACGGTTCGCTGGATCATCGGCGACACGTTGAGCGGCTCGGGCGCGACCCAGCAAGTTCATATCCTGGTGAAACCGACCCGCGCCGACTTGATGACGAATCTCATCATCAACACCAATCTGCGCACCTACCACATGGAGCTGCGCTCGACCGAGCGCACCTATATGGCGTCGGTGTCCTGGCGGTATCCGCAGGATCAGCTTATCGCGCTGCGGCGCCAAAACGCGCAGGCCGAGGCCAGCAGTCCCGTCGCCACCGGCGTTGACCTCGCCAACATCAATTTCCGCTACGCCATCGAGGGTGACCGTGCGCCGTGGCGACCGCTGCGCGCCTACGATGATGGTCGCCAGGTCTTCATCGAGTTTCCGCGCGGCATCGGTCAGGGCGAAATGCCGCCGCTGTTCGTCGTCGGTCCGGAGGGCAACACCTCCGAACTCGTGAACTACCGCGTCCGCGCCAACTACATGATCGTCGACCGGCTGTTCGCAGCCGCCGAGCTGCGTTTCGGCGCCGGCGACCGCCAGAAGCGCGTCCGCATCGTTCGCACTGACGGGAGGCCGACGTCGTGA
- a CDS encoding conjugation TrbI family protein (PFAM: conjugation TrbI family protein~KEGG: bbt:BBta_7750 putative conjugal transfer protein TrbI): MSDPEPRKEEDDAPLTGSAGNAADPMRLRGEAPRVTRLSRNVLAGIGLVASVGIGGALVYALQTRDAGRPADELYSTDNRSTADGLAGLPRDYSGIPQLGPPLPGDLGRPILGAQSRGQPLPNQPNPGISAEEQRRLQEIETARVSRLFSGSENRPMASTGPGAATIAPPPAPDLTGLGLAPPPATPSPQDRQLAFLNAAADRRTVAPDRVAAPASPYILQAGAVIAAALLTGIHSDLPGQITAQVTENIYDSPTGRILLVPQGTRVIGQYNNSVQFGQSRVLLIWNRLIFPNGRSIVLERQPGADVEGYAGLQDGVDYHWWDLAKAAGLSTLLSVGAELATNDDDRLIQAIRNGGQDTINDAGQQIIRRQLNVAPTLTIRPGFPVRVIITRDLVLEPYGG, from the coding sequence GTGAGCGATCCTGAACCCCGGAAAGAGGAAGACGATGCGCCGCTGACCGGGTCGGCCGGCAACGCGGCCGACCCGATGCGGCTCCGTGGTGAGGCGCCGCGTGTCACGCGGCTCTCGCGTAACGTGCTCGCTGGCATCGGACTCGTGGCGAGCGTCGGCATCGGCGGCGCCTTAGTCTATGCGCTCCAAACCCGCGACGCGGGAAGACCGGCGGACGAACTTTACTCGACCGACAATCGGTCGACCGCCGATGGCCTGGCCGGATTGCCACGCGATTACAGCGGAATTCCCCAGCTCGGTCCGCCGCTCCCGGGCGACCTCGGGCGACCCATCCTGGGCGCGCAAAGTCGTGGCCAGCCACTGCCGAACCAGCCCAACCCCGGCATCAGCGCGGAGGAGCAGCGCCGGCTGCAAGAAATAGAGACCGCCCGGGTCAGCAGGCTGTTCAGCGGCTCCGAGAACCGGCCCATGGCCTCGACAGGCCCCGGCGCCGCGACGATCGCGCCGCCGCCGGCGCCTGACCTCACTGGCCTCGGCCTCGCGCCACCACCCGCCACCCCATCGCCCCAGGATCGCCAGCTCGCATTCCTCAATGCGGCCGCCGATCGGCGCACCGTCGCACCCGATCGCGTCGCCGCACCGGCGTCGCCTTACATCCTTCAGGCAGGTGCGGTGATCGCAGCAGCGCTCCTTACTGGCATCCACTCGGATCTCCCGGGCCAGATCACGGCGCAAGTGACGGAGAATATCTACGACAGCCCGACAGGCCGCATTCTTCTAGTGCCCCAAGGCACACGCGTAATCGGGCAATACAACAACAGCGTTCAGTTCGGTCAGAGCCGCGTGCTGCTGATCTGGAACCGGCTGATCTTCCCGAACGGACGCTCCATTGTGCTCGAGCGTCAGCCCGGCGCAGACGTTGAAGGCTACGCGGGCTTGCAAGACGGCGTCGACTACCATTGGTGGGATCTCGCAAAGGCGGCCGGCCTCTCGACGCTGCTGAGCGTCGGCGCTGAGCTCGCGACCAATGACGACGACCGCTTGATCCAGGCGATACGCAACGGCGGCCAGGACACCATCAACGATGCCGGCCAGCAGATCATCCGCCGGCAGCTCAACGTCGCGCCGACGCTGACCATCCGGCCCGGCTTCCCGGTCCGCGTGATCATCACGCGGGACTTGGTGCTCGAACCCTACGGAGGCTAG